One genomic region from Ignavibacteria bacterium encodes:
- a CDS encoding DUF5103 domain-containing protein: MHLTQLNIWNETVWTILFILSLFINLFGESDLTIKDLRVYSVRNEILPPIIVYRDLDVDGTENTTNDHIVIEFDITTRLKPNLQIIFKFCDRDWNQYDNIFLLNTGRDRFYNLQFRSAPTGVKHYTYTFKQKFPDEREQVTFPFSGKWSFVIADFKDETKIYGTGRFIVVHQEFPIKVRHSRHVIDDSLFEIMQWNRRDQIAAEVTTPAYYDAFYQKEIEIVQNQKFNFPYRVNIEKISKNSYFEFISHATKRFIKRDIFPGNEYRQLDLLDVKKYMGNKLHQNFEGVDVTRKFQLGGRDFNGGSKRYKQDDVYNDYLEFNFVLSSPQIFSKDLFLIGSFNDWMPSYENKMERSSNYYSKILTLKRGVYDYQYVLGVWNDSTKKAEKLDWLELEGSDWGITNVYYVFAYYQDPLYGGYDRIVAFKEIYSR, from the coding sequence ATCCATCTTACTCAATTAAATATTTGGAATGAAACAGTGTGGACGATTCTATTTATTTTATCTTTATTCATAAATTTATTTGGTGAAAGCGATTTAACAATCAAAGACCTTCGCGTCTACTCCGTACGAAATGAAATTCTTCCACCAATAATTGTCTATCGCGACCTCGATGTTGATGGAACTGAAAACACTACAAATGATCATATCGTTATTGAGTTTGATATTACAACAAGACTCAAACCGAACCTGCAAATAATTTTTAAATTCTGCGATAGAGATTGGAATCAGTACGATAATATTTTTCTATTAAATACCGGGAGGGATAGATTTTATAATCTCCAATTCAGATCGGCTCCAACTGGAGTGAAGCATTACACATATACTTTCAAGCAAAAATTTCCGGATGAACGAGAGCAAGTAACATTTCCTTTTTCTGGAAAGTGGAGTTTTGTAATTGCTGATTTCAAAGATGAAACAAAAATTTATGGTACTGGGAGGTTCATTGTTGTACACCAAGAATTCCCGATAAAAGTTAGACACTCACGACATGTAATTGACGATAGCCTATTTGAAATAATGCAGTGGAACCGCCGCGATCAAATCGCTGCCGAAGTTACCACTCCTGCATATTATGATGCATTCTATCAAAAAGAAATCGAGATAGTTCAGAATCAAAAGTTTAATTTTCCTTATCGAGTTAACATCGAGAAAATTTCGAAGAACAGCTATTTCGAATTCATTTCGCATGCAACCAAGCGGTTTATTAAACGCGATATTTTTCCAGGTAATGAATATCGTCAATTAGATCTGCTTGACGTTAAAAAATATATGGGCAATAAGCTTCATCAAAATTTCGAGGGCGTTGATGTCACTCGTAAATTTCAACTTGGCGGTCGTGATTTCAATGGCGGTTCGAAAAGGTACAAACAAGATGACGTTTACAACGATTACCTCGAGTTCAATTTTGTGCTAAGCTCACCACAAATTTTTTCAAAAGATCTTTTTCTGATTGGAAGTTTTAATGACTGGATGCCAAGTTATGAAAATAAAATGGAACGCAGCAGTAATTACTATTCGAAGATTTTAACACTCAAACGTGGAGTCTATGACTATCAATATGTATTGGGTGTATGGAATGATTCAACGAAAAAAGCAGAGAAGCTTGATTGGCTGGAACTCGAAGGAAGCGATTGGGGGATAACTAATGTGTATTATGTTTTTGCTTATTATCAAGATCCACTTTATGGCGGCTACGATAGAATAGTCGCATTTAAGGAAATTTATTCAAGATGA